One region of Baekduia soli genomic DNA includes:
- a CDS encoding nucleotide sugar dehydrogenase: MRAVVVALGKVGLPLAARIALAGHEVVGADVDPRVVEAVNAGRPPFPNEAGLAEALEATVGDGRLRAVADTAAAVAQGADLIVAVPPLLVDGAARPDWRTLDAVVQDIGRGLAAGARAIGGAPVVSVETTVPVGTTRGRVAPALAARSGLVGERDFHTVFSPERVFSGRAIADLDAYPKLVGGLGPEGETQGIARYAAFLDAEVRGLGSAEAAELSKLAETTYRDINIAFANELARYADRLGIDVLSVIDAANSQPYSHVHRPGIAVGGHCIPVYPRFLLAGDAGARLPLAAREINEEMPAYAAGLLGEVTGRRVLILGVAYRGGVRETAFSGAFALRDVLADRGADVVAADPLYDDGDLTALGFAPWDGGPVHAAVVQADHSAYAQLSAADLPGVTVVVDGRGILDAARFEGVPVRRIGRPEGAGRDPGSVIAPGAGALDARP; this comes from the coding sequence GCGCGGTAGTGGTCGCCCTCGGGAAGGTCGGGCTGCCGCTGGCGGCGCGGATCGCCCTGGCCGGCCACGAGGTCGTCGGCGCCGACGTCGACCCGCGCGTCGTCGAGGCCGTCAACGCCGGGCGCCCGCCGTTCCCCAACGAGGCCGGGCTGGCCGAGGCGCTGGAGGCCACCGTCGGCGACGGGCGCCTGCGCGCCGTGGCCGACACCGCCGCCGCGGTGGCGCAGGGCGCCGACCTGATCGTCGCGGTGCCGCCGCTGCTCGTCGACGGCGCCGCGCGGCCGGACTGGCGCACGCTGGACGCCGTCGTGCAGGACATCGGCCGCGGGCTGGCCGCGGGCGCCCGGGCCATCGGCGGCGCGCCCGTCGTCTCCGTCGAGACCACGGTGCCCGTCGGCACGACGCGCGGCCGCGTCGCCCCCGCGCTGGCGGCGCGCAGCGGCCTGGTCGGCGAGCGCGACTTCCACACCGTCTTCAGCCCCGAGCGCGTGTTCAGCGGCCGGGCGATCGCCGACCTGGACGCCTACCCCAAGCTCGTCGGCGGCCTCGGGCCCGAGGGCGAGACGCAGGGCATCGCCCGCTACGCGGCGTTCCTGGACGCCGAGGTGCGAGGGCTGGGCTCCGCGGAGGCCGCCGAGCTCAGCAAGCTCGCCGAGACGACCTACCGCGACATCAACATCGCGTTCGCCAACGAGCTGGCGCGCTACGCCGACCGGCTCGGCATCGACGTGCTCTCGGTCATCGACGCGGCCAACTCCCAGCCCTACTCCCACGTGCACCGGCCGGGGATCGCCGTCGGCGGCCACTGCATCCCGGTGTACCCGCGCTTCCTGCTGGCCGGCGACGCCGGCGCACGGCTGCCGCTGGCCGCCCGGGAGATCAACGAGGAGATGCCCGCCTACGCCGCCGGGCTGCTGGGCGAGGTGACCGGGCGCCGCGTGCTCATCCTCGGCGTCGCCTACCGCGGCGGCGTGCGGGAGACCGCGTTCTCGGGCGCGTTCGCGCTGCGCGACGTGCTGGCCGACCGCGGCGCCGACGTCGTGGCGGCCGACCCGCTCTACGACGACGGCGACCTGACGGCGCTGGGCTTCGCCCCCTGGGACGGCGGCCCGGTGCACGCCGCCGTCGTGCAGGCCGACCACTCCGCCTACGCTCAGCTTTCGGCCGCCGACCTGCCGGGCGTCACCGTCGTCGTCGACGGCCGCGGCATCCTGGACGCCGCCCGCTTCGAGGGCGTGCCGGTGCGGCGCATCGGGCGCCCCGAGGGCGCGGGGCGCGACCCGGGGTCGGTCATCGCCCCCGGCGCCGGCGCCCTGGACGCACGGCCCTAG
- a CDS encoding PepSY domain-containing protein, translating to MSQPIKKVLAGVAGLAALALGGAALAGAATSSSTTTPGGTTTQGRPSFPAPGTATHEDAEKPVTGDAADKAKAAAVTSVGSGSTAGAVTTDFPGTGYEVTVTKADGAKVEVHLGKDFTVMQRGPGGRGPGRPHGRPDGDGPGGPGLSSGSYPGPGSGASASGSTT from the coding sequence GTGTCCCAACCCATCAAGAAGGTGCTGGCCGGGGTCGCCGGCCTTGCGGCCCTCGCCCTCGGCGGGGCGGCGCTCGCCGGTGCCGCGACGTCGTCGAGCACCACCACGCCCGGCGGCACCACGACCCAGGGGCGCCCGAGCTTCCCCGCGCCCGGCACGGCGACGCACGAGGACGCCGAGAAGCCCGTCACGGGCGACGCGGCCGACAAGGCCAAGGCCGCCGCGGTGACGAGCGTCGGCAGCGGCAGCACCGCGGGCGCGGTTACCACCGACTTCCCCGGCACGGGCTACGAGGTCACGGTCACCAAGGCCGACGGCGCCAAGGTCGAGGTCCACCTCGGCAAGGACTTCACGGTGATGCAGCGTGGTCCCGGCGGCCGCGGCCCCGGCCGGCCGCACGGCCGCCCCGACGGCGATGGCCCCGGCGGGCCGGGCCTGTCCTCGGGGTCCTATCCGGGCCCGGGCTCGGGCGCGAGCGCCTCGGGCTCGACCACCTGA
- the wecB gene encoding non-hydrolyzing UDP-N-acetylglucosamine 2-epimerase, which produces MKIVTVIGNRPQFVKAAAVSRLLRERHDEVLVHTGQHHDDELSTIFFEELSVPRPDLELHIAGGTNTDQTGRMLADIGPLLARERPDVVLVYGDTNSTLAGGLAAAQATIPVVHIEAGMRSFDRTMPEELNRVLTDHLSDVLLCPSQTAVDNLRREGVAGRVELVGDVMVDVAMLFQPRAKADLGPLRDAGVAPGEFVLATSHRAANVDDPVRLRRLVDLLLAVGEPLVLPLHPRTGARLDAAGWLDELQAAEHVSLTPPLGYMAFTSLLTNARAVLTDSGGVQKEAYLAAAPCVTMRDTTEWVETVEAGWNVLVDLDADAALSALHHTPPSERPQLYGDGRAGERVVAAIG; this is translated from the coding sequence GTGAAGATCGTCACCGTCATCGGCAACCGCCCGCAGTTCGTCAAGGCCGCGGCGGTGTCGCGGCTGCTGCGCGAGCGCCACGACGAGGTGCTCGTCCACACGGGTCAGCACCACGACGACGAGCTGAGCACGATCTTCTTCGAGGAGCTCAGCGTGCCGCGGCCCGACCTCGAGCTGCACATCGCCGGCGGCACGAACACCGACCAGACCGGGCGCATGCTGGCCGACATCGGCCCGCTGCTGGCCCGCGAGCGCCCCGACGTCGTCCTCGTCTACGGCGACACGAACTCGACGCTGGCGGGTGGCCTGGCCGCCGCCCAGGCCACGATCCCGGTCGTGCACATCGAGGCCGGGATGCGCTCGTTCGACCGCACGATGCCCGAGGAGCTCAACCGCGTCCTCACCGACCACCTCTCCGACGTGCTGCTGTGCCCGTCGCAGACCGCGGTGGACAACCTGCGTCGCGAGGGGGTCGCCGGGCGCGTGGAGCTCGTCGGCGACGTCATGGTCGACGTGGCGATGCTGTTCCAGCCGCGGGCCAAGGCCGACCTCGGGCCGCTGCGCGACGCCGGCGTGGCGCCGGGGGAGTTCGTGCTGGCCACGTCGCACCGCGCGGCCAACGTCGACGATCCCGTCCGCCTGCGCCGCCTGGTGGACCTGCTGCTGGCCGTCGGCGAGCCGCTCGTGCTGCCCCTGCACCCGCGCACCGGGGCACGCCTGGACGCCGCGGGCTGGCTCGACGAGCTGCAGGCCGCCGAGCACGTGTCGCTGACGCCGCCGCTGGGCTACATGGCCTTCACCTCGCTGCTGACGAACGCCCGGGCGGTCCTCACCGACTCCGGCGGGGTGCAGAAGGAGGCCTACCTGGCCGCGGCGCCGTGCGTGACGATGCGCGACACGACGGAGTGGGTCGAGACCGTCGAGGCGGGGTGGAACGTGCTCGTCGACCTCGACGCCGACGCCGCCCTGTCCGCGCTGCACCACACGCCGCCGTCCGAGCGCCCGCAGCTCTACGGCGACGGACGCGCGGGCGAGCGCGTCGTGGCCGCCATCGGCTGA
- a CDS encoding aminotransferase class IV — MPAPALAVLDGQVLPADEARLPVTDEGLLRGDGVFEVLRVYGGRPFAVEDHLRRMARSAANLRLELDTEALRADLVALLSAAGALDGCVRLLVTRGGRRIGLVEPLKGSSQPLALACIEYVPPRVLDEIKSLSYGANMLATRLARERGADEALLVSPHGRVLEGPTSTLFASLDGTSLVTPPLSDRVLDSITRRRLLAVLPVAREEVVTRDELRGAREAFLASTTREVQAIATIDGEPLPSVPGPLTEAAARAFADHVRHELEH, encoded by the coding sequence ATGCCCGCGCCCGCGCTCGCCGTCCTGGACGGCCAGGTCCTCCCCGCCGACGAGGCTCGGCTCCCGGTCACCGATGAGGGGCTGCTGCGCGGTGACGGCGTCTTCGAGGTCCTGCGGGTCTACGGCGGGCGGCCGTTCGCCGTCGAGGACCACCTGCGCCGCATGGCCCGCTCGGCGGCCAACCTGCGGCTGGAGCTCGACACCGAGGCGCTGCGCGCCGACCTCGTCGCGCTGCTGTCCGCGGCCGGAGCGCTGGACGGGTGCGTGCGTCTGCTCGTCACCCGCGGCGGGCGGCGGATCGGCCTCGTCGAGCCGCTGAAGGGCAGCTCGCAGCCGCTGGCGCTGGCCTGCATCGAGTACGTCCCGCCTCGCGTGCTCGACGAGATCAAGTCGCTGAGCTACGGGGCCAACATGCTCGCCACGCGCCTGGCGCGGGAGCGCGGGGCCGACGAGGCGCTGCTGGTCAGCCCGCACGGACGCGTCCTGGAGGGCCCGACGTCGACCCTGTTCGCCTCGCTGGACGGCACGTCGCTGGTGACGCCGCCGCTCAGCGACCGGGTCCTGGACTCCATCACGCGGCGGCGGCTGCTGGCCGTGCTGCCTGTCGCCCGTGAGGAGGTCGTCACGCGCGACGAGCTGCGCGGGGCGCGCGAGGCGTTCCTGGCCTCGACGACGCGCGAGGTGCAGGCGATCGCCACCATCGACGGCGAGCCGCTGCCCTCCGTGCCTGGTCCTTTGACCGAGGCGGCGGCGCGCGCGTTCGCCGACCATGTGCGCCATGAGCTGGAGCACTAG